Proteins found in one Thalassomonas actiniarum genomic segment:
- the uvrB gene encoding excinuclease ABC subunit UvrB, with translation MKSLELVSDYTPGGDQPGAIKQLLEGVDAGLAHQTLLGVTGSGKTFTVANVIAQLNRPTMMLAPNKTLAAQLYGEMKEFFPNNAVEYFVSYYDYYQPEAYVPTTDTFIEKDASVNEHIEQMRLSATKALLERRDVIIVASVSAIYGLGDPDSYLKMMLHLRVGDIINQRDILRRLAELQYTRNDMAFQRATYRVRGDVIDIFPAESDRLALRVELFDEEIERISQFDPLTGSVEQVLARVTVYPKTHYATPREKILAAVEQIKIELKHRSQQLKDNNKLVEEQRVVQRTQFDIEMMTELGYCSGIENYSRYLSGREPGEAPPTLFDYLPDDGLLIIDESHVTVPQIGAMYKGDRSRKENLVEYGFRLPSALDNRPMKFDEFEALAPQTIYVSATPSNYEVDKSGDEIAEQVVRPTGLLDPQIEVRPVETQVDDLLSEINKRVAINERVLATTLTKRMAEDLTDYLDEHGIKTRYLHSDVDTVERVEIIRDFRLGKFDVLIGINLLREGLDMPEVSLVAILDADKEGFLRSERSLIQTIGRAARNENGMAILYAARITGSMKKAIEETERRREKQHQFNLDNNIVPRGVKRKITDVMDVDTANFEPLTEQEGERLVAEQKAGYKALSTQEIDEKVKQLENTMYQHAQNLEFEQAAAIRDEIAKLREQQLAT, from the coding sequence ATGAAGTCTTTAGAACTCGTATCTGATTATACCCCGGGGGGAGATCAGCCCGGAGCAATTAAGCAGTTGCTTGAAGGCGTAGATGCCGGTTTGGCCCATCAGACTTTACTCGGGGTGACCGGCTCGGGTAAAACCTTTACCGTGGCCAATGTTATTGCCCAATTGAACCGCCCGACCATGATGCTGGCGCCGAATAAAACCTTGGCGGCCCAGCTTTACGGGGAAATGAAAGAGTTCTTCCCTAATAATGCCGTTGAGTATTTTGTTTCTTATTATGATTATTATCAGCCTGAAGCCTATGTTCCGACCACAGATACTTTTATTGAAAAAGATGCCTCGGTTAATGAACATATAGAGCAGATGCGCTTGTCGGCCACCAAAGCCTTATTGGAACGCCGTGATGTTATTATCGTCGCTTCTGTTTCGGCCATTTATGGTTTGGGTGATCCCGACTCCTACCTGAAGATGATGTTGCACCTGCGGGTGGGAGATATTATTAACCAGCGCGATATTCTGCGCCGGCTAGCCGAGCTGCAATATACCCGTAATGATATGGCCTTCCAGCGGGCAACCTACCGGGTGCGCGGTGATGTGATTGATATTTTTCCGGCAGAATCTGATCGCCTGGCGTTAAGGGTTGAGCTTTTTGATGAAGAAATCGAACGTATCAGCCAGTTTGATCCCTTAACCGGCAGTGTCGAGCAGGTGCTGGCCCGGGTGACGGTTTACCCTAAAACCCACTATGCCACCCCGAGGGAGAAAATCCTGGCGGCGGTTGAGCAAATCAAGATCGAGCTTAAACACAGATCCCAGCAGCTTAAAGACAACAATAAGCTGGTGGAAGAGCAAAGGGTGGTGCAGCGTACCCAGTTTGATATTGAAATGATGACCGAGCTCGGCTACTGCTCAGGCATCGAAAACTATTCCCGCTATTTATCCGGACGGGAGCCGGGAGAAGCGCCGCCGACCCTGTTCGACTATTTACCCGACGACGGTTTGCTGATCATAGATGAGTCCCATGTTACCGTGCCGCAAATCGGCGCCATGTATAAAGGGGACAGATCCCGTAAGGAAAACCTGGTGGAATATGGTTTCCGTCTGCCGTCGGCACTGGATAACCGGCCGATGAAGTTTGATGAATTTGAGGCACTGGCGCCGCAAACCATTTATGTCTCGGCGACCCCGAGTAATTATGAAGTTGATAAGTCCGGTGATGAAATTGCCGAGCAGGTGGTCAGGCCCACAGGTTTATTGGATCCGCAAATTGAAGTACGCCCGGTGGAAACCCAGGTGGATGACTTGTTGTCGGAAATCAATAAGCGGGTCGCGATAAATGAGCGGGTACTGGCAACCACCTTAACCAAACGCATGGCAGAAGATCTCACCGATTACCTGGACGAGCACGGCATCAAAACCCGTTATCTGCATTCGGATGTTGATACCGTCGAGCGGGTGGAAATTATCCGTGATTTCCGTTTAGGGAAATTTGATGTCTTGATCGGCATTAACTTGCTGCGAGAAGGCCTGGATATGCCGGAAGTTTCCCTGGTGGCGATCCTCGATGCCGACAAGGAAGGTTTCCTGCGCTCTGAGCGCTCCCTTATTCAGACCATAGGCCGCGCCGCCCGTAATGAGAACGGTATGGCCATTTTATATGCCGCCCGTATTACCGGCTCGATGAAAAAAGCCATCGAAGAAACCGAGCGCCGCCGGGAAAAACAACATCAGTTTAACCTGGATAATAATATTGTGCCGCGCGGGGTAAAACGGAAAATTACCGATGTGATGGATGTCGATACCGCCAACTTTGAGCCGTTAACCGAACAAGAAGGTGAGCGTCTGGTGGCGGAGCAGAAAGCCGGTTATAAAGCCTTATCCACCCAGGAAATTGATGAGAAGGTTAAGCAGCTTGAAAACACTATGTACCAACATGCACAAAACTTAGAGTTTGAACAAGCTGCCGCAATCAGGGACGAAATTGCTAAGCTCAGGGAGCAGCAATTGGCTACTTAG
- a CDS encoding GGDEF domain-containing protein → MSIKKILFGFFLIAFASVASVSFTIYKMQILTDNMLNIFIHPFQVNNAVAEIYTGVTVMDRDLKAAIHVHDIEHIVENIRVLNQKIHQQEERIEYNFAIIYENYLGDNHDIDNAYHAFIRWKTLAGQLSDLLRKGKNHQANQLHNTQGIEAIEHFYQQNKVLNDFAVKKASEYHSFSVVNSNQNTVTIILSLTLIFSGFITFYIVKNLFALNQNYQHQLYLLDQNILTATLTRDKKVVDISYALCRILKLDRDATLHSVNDCFFTDEQQFLKFEQDILSGIPVSREVYIHVAGQKLWFHLEVIPESSHGEEVDTFNLFFNDITDKKLLEKLSITDNMTGLYNRNYFDSVFPREFRRAKRDEKLFSVVLLDIDFFKQYNDTYGHQEGDKALIAVAKVLIDQAKRSSDFAFRVGGEEFLILTNQKDFISLELFALNIIHSVEALKIPHEPSTVSEFLTVSAGAIQVSYKEDMTPDEVYKAADELLYQAKSAGRNGLKVKSVV, encoded by the coding sequence ATGAGTATAAAAAAAATTCTGTTCGGCTTTTTCCTGATTGCTTTCGCCTCTGTCGCAAGTGTTAGTTTTACTATCTATAAAATGCAAATTCTGACCGATAATATGCTGAATATTTTTATTCATCCCTTTCAGGTCAATAATGCGGTCGCTGAAATTTATACCGGCGTCACTGTGATGGATCGCGATTTAAAAGCGGCGATTCATGTGCATGATATCGAACATATCGTCGAAAATATCAGGGTGTTGAACCAAAAAATTCACCAACAGGAAGAGCGCATTGAGTATAACTTTGCCATTATTTATGAAAATTATTTAGGGGATAACCACGATATTGATAACGCCTATCATGCCTTTATCCGCTGGAAAACCTTGGCTGGGCAGTTGTCTGATCTACTCAGGAAAGGGAAAAACCACCAGGCGAATCAACTGCACAATACTCAGGGCATTGAAGCAATTGAACATTTTTACCAGCAAAATAAGGTGCTGAATGATTTTGCGGTAAAAAAAGCCAGTGAATATCATAGCTTTTCCGTCGTTAACAGCAACCAGAATACAGTAACCATCATTTTATCCCTGACCTTGATATTCTCGGGGTTTATCACTTTTTATATCGTAAAAAACCTGTTTGCCCTCAACCAAAACTATCAGCATCAGTTATATCTGCTAGATCAAAATATCCTGACGGCGACATTGACCCGGGATAAAAAAGTTGTTGATATCAGTTATGCCTTATGTCGGATATTAAAGCTGGACAGGGATGCTACTTTACATTCTGTCAATGATTGTTTTTTTACCGATGAACAGCAGTTTCTGAAATTTGAGCAGGATATTTTATCCGGTATCCCGGTAAGCCGTGAAGTTTATATTCATGTTGCCGGGCAAAAGCTCTGGTTTCATTTAGAAGTTATTCCTGAGAGCAGTCATGGGGAGGAGGTTGATACCTTTAATTTATTTTTTAATGACATTACCGATAAAAAATTATTAGAAAAATTGTCGATTACCGATAACATGACCGGACTTTATAATCGTAATTATTTCGATAGTGTTTTTCCCCGGGAGTTCAGGCGGGCGAAGCGGGATGAAAAATTATTTTCCGTGGTATTGCTCGATATCGATTTCTTTAAGCAATATAACGACACCTATGGCCACCAGGAGGGAGATAAAGCCTTGATTGCCGTGGCTAAGGTCTTAATTGATCAGGCCAAGCGTTCATCTGACTTTGCCTTCAGGGTTGGTGGGGAAGAGTTCTTGATCTTAACCAATCAGAAAGATTTTATTTCTCTGGAATTATTTGCCCTTAATATTATTCACAGCGTTGAAGCACTAAAAATTCCCCATGAACCGAGTACGGTTTCCGAGTTTTTAACGGTTTCCGCCGGGGCTATTCAGGTGTCATATAAAGAAGACATGACACCGGATGAAGTATATAAAGCTGCTGATGAGCTCTTGTATCAAGCCAAGTCAGCAGGACGCAATGGCTTGAAGGTTAAGTCTGTAGTGTAA
- a CDS encoding ribbon-helix-helix domain-containing protein produces the protein MPRQSITLTKPNEEWLLSQVDNDEYSSKSELINDLIRKARRAEAINQKLERAEQSGFTEQTAAEILAEAKASVISR, from the coding sequence ATGCCGCGACAAAGTATTACATTGACCAAGCCCAATGAAGAGTGGCTGTTATCACAGGTTGATAATGATGAATATTCAAGTAAAAGCGAGTTGATCAATGATTTGATAAGGAAGGCCAGGCGTGCTGAAGCAATAAATCAGAAGCTTGAGCGAGCTGAGCAAAGTGGCTTTACCGAGCAAACTGCAGCAGAGATCCTGGCTGAAGCTAAAGCAAGTGTTATATCACGATGA
- a CDS encoding SymE family type I addiction module toxin, protein MAEYHHTSEPGSAKAKSPATRQLKVLETIRNPGVRTRSVGINYVPVKLEPCIVLQGKWLEQAGFSIGEKVTVTVNKGELAITASQVLPDIAVKS, encoded by the coding sequence ATGGCTGAATATCATCATACGTCAGAGCCTGGCTCGGCAAAAGCAAAATCTCCCGCCACCCGTCAACTTAAAGTATTGGAAACTATCCGTAATCCGGGAGTAAGAACCCGGAGCGTCGGCATTAACTATGTGCCGGTAAAGCTTGAGCCTTGTATTGTCCTGCAGGGGAAATGGCTCGAACAGGCCGGTTTCTCTATTGGGGAAAAGGTGACCGTAACTGTCAACAAGGGGGAGTTGGCAATAACGGCAAGTCAGGTCTTGCCTGATATCGCTGTTAAATCTTAA
- a CDS encoding MATE family efflux transporter, giving the protein MTKTKIKTPVNLLEDPVSPTLKRMTTPVIYSMILLMSFNLVDTFFVGLLGTQPLAAISFTFPITFTVISLTIGLGIGTSAVIAKFLGSGDSEAAKNSATTALYLAAVIVSMLAYVGYIFADEIFTLLGAEASLLPTIHLYMDVWFLGSACLIGPMIGNAVLRASGDTKTPSFIMGGAGLINAVLDPIFIFGFGPVPAMGIQGAAISTLISWLCGTAFVLYILIHKKQLVHTKLLALSDFIKSSKGILHIGLPAAGANMLTPIAAAVLTAIVATYGESAVAAFGVGTRIESIACLLVLALSMTLPPFISQNFGAGHMHRVEQAFKSSIKFVLAWQVLVYALLVLIAPFIADAFAKEQAVADIIILFIWILPLGYGLQGIIILTNSSFNALHKPMVALVLSIIRLFVCYVPLAYLGSLIYGLEGFFIGALTGNLVMSCISYRLFTKQFKCEQVKETEVMS; this is encoded by the coding sequence ATGACAAAAACTAAGATAAAGACCCCGGTAAATCTTCTCGAAGACCCAGTATCACCGACATTAAAACGTATGACCACACCGGTTATCTACAGCATGATATTGCTGATGTCGTTTAATTTAGTCGATACCTTTTTTGTCGGCCTGTTGGGTACCCAGCCCCTGGCGGCCATTAGTTTTACCTTTCCCATTACCTTTACCGTGATCAGCCTCACTATAGGTCTGGGTATAGGGACCTCAGCGGTGATTGCCAAGTTTCTTGGCAGCGGCGACTCTGAGGCGGCAAAAAACTCCGCGACCACGGCCTTGTATTTGGCCGCTGTTATTGTCTCTATGCTCGCCTATGTAGGTTATATTTTTGCCGATGAAATCTTTACCCTGCTCGGCGCTGAAGCTTCACTGTTACCCACCATACATTTATATATGGATGTCTGGTTCCTGGGCAGTGCCTGTTTAATTGGCCCCATGATCGGTAATGCCGTGCTTCGGGCTTCAGGGGATACCAAAACCCCCAGCTTCATTATGGGGGGCGCAGGGTTAATCAATGCGGTATTAGATCCCATCTTTATTTTCGGTTTTGGCCCGGTGCCGGCCATGGGCATTCAGGGGGCGGCTATCAGCACCCTGATCTCCTGGTTATGTGGTACCGCTTTTGTGCTTTATATTCTGATTCATAAAAAGCAGCTGGTGCATACTAAGCTTTTAGCCCTTAGCGATTTTATTAAATCAAGCAAAGGCATCCTGCATATCGGCTTACCGGCTGCGGGGGCCAATATGCTGACCCCTATTGCTGCGGCGGTATTAACGGCAATTGTCGCCACTTATGGCGAATCTGCGGTAGCGGCCTTTGGTGTCGGTACCCGCATTGAGTCGATTGCCTGTTTGCTGGTGCTGGCCTTGTCTATGACTTTGCCGCCTTTTATCAGCCAGAATTTCGGTGCCGGTCATATGCACAGGGTTGAGCAAGCTTTTAAAAGCTCGATAAAATTTGTCCTTGCCTGGCAGGTATTGGTTTATGCGCTGTTGGTGCTTATTGCTCCCTTTATTGCCGATGCCTTTGCCAAAGAGCAGGCGGTTGCAGATATTATCATTTTATTTATCTGGATCTTACCTTTAGGTTACGGCCTGCAGGGTATTATTATTTTAACCAACTCATCCTTTAACGCCCTGCATAAACCTATGGTGGCTCTGGTGTTAAGCATTATCCGCTTATTTGTCTGTTATGTGCCTTTGGCTTATCTGGGCAGCTTAATATACGGCTTAGAGGGCTTCTTTATCGGGGCCTTGACGGGGAACCTGGTGATGTCGTGTATTTCTTATCGTTTATTTACCAAGCAGTTTAAATGTGAACAGGTGAAAGAAACAGAGGTAATGTCCTGA
- a CDS encoding sigma-54-dependent transcriptional regulator — protein sequence MSNNHILVVEDDHEQRALICDILTLSQYRVTEADCVEQAILLIKEHQFDVIFSDWKLGQLTGIDLLNYVRKNTPLTGFVIATAYGTISHAVEALQQGSDDYLPKPFQRQELLLTIEKALKAKELRSQNQQLSAQLSEQKQLIGLVGKAPCMQAVYQRIDKVSATNATVLILGESGTGKELAARALHERSNRNHRKFIAINCGAIAESLAEAELFGAEKGAYTGANNTKIGRFEAADQGTIFLDEIGELSPSLQAHLLRFLQEGTICRLGSHQEIKLDVRVIAATHRDLQQEVRDGNFREDLFYRLNVVPINMPALRERQQDIPLLADHFIAAHSKQHQCQAEPLNSESYRALLEYHWPGNVRELSNRIERFVLLNDIDELTANMSSETLSSNESGELPQVDLPEQGFNWEAFERQCLANTLDFHQGNRTKAAKYLQMSYKAFLYRLEKFNINSK from the coding sequence ATGTCCAATAACCATATCTTAGTCGTCGAAGATGATCATGAACAAAGAGCTTTAATATGCGATATTCTCACCCTGAGCCAATACCGGGTAACCGAGGCCGACTGTGTCGAACAGGCTATTTTACTGATCAAGGAACATCAGTTTGATGTTATTTTCTCCGACTGGAAACTCGGGCAACTAACCGGCATCGACCTGCTTAATTATGTCAGGAAAAATACCCCGCTCACGGGGTTTGTTATTGCCACCGCCTACGGCACCATCAGCCATGCGGTAGAAGCCCTGCAACAGGGCAGCGATGATTACCTGCCTAAACCTTTCCAGCGCCAGGAATTGTTGCTGACCATAGAAAAAGCCCTCAAGGCCAAAGAGCTGCGCAGCCAAAATCAGCAACTTAGCGCCCAGCTGAGCGAGCAAAAACAGCTGATCGGCCTGGTGGGTAAAGCCCCCTGTATGCAGGCGGTGTATCAGCGCATCGATAAAGTCAGCGCTACCAATGCCACCGTGTTGATTCTAGGGGAAAGCGGCACAGGTAAAGAGCTGGCAGCACGGGCCTTACATGAGCGCTCTAACCGCAACCACCGGAAGTTTATCGCCATCAACTGCGGCGCCATCGCCGAATCCCTGGCGGAAGCGGAATTATTCGGCGCAGAAAAAGGCGCCTATACCGGGGCCAACAATACCAAAATCGGCCGTTTTGAAGCCGCCGATCAAGGCACCATCTTTTTAGATGAAATCGGCGAACTTTCCCCTTCGCTGCAGGCCCATCTGTTGAGGTTTCTCCAGGAAGGCACCATTTGCCGTCTCGGCAGCCACCAGGAAATAAAACTCGATGTCAGGGTGATCGCCGCCACCCACAGGGATTTGCAACAGGAAGTGAGAGACGGGAACTTTCGCGAAGATCTGTTTTACCGCCTCAATGTCGTACCTATCAACATGCCGGCACTGCGTGAACGTCAGCAGGACATCCCGCTGCTTGCCGATCATTTTATTGCCGCACACAGCAAACAGCACCAATGCCAGGCTGAACCGCTGAACAGTGAAAGCTACCGGGCGCTGCTGGAGTACCACTGGCCGGGGAATGTCCGGGAATTATCAAACCGTATCGAACGTTTTGTGCTGTTAAACGATATCGATGAGCTGACGGCAAACATGTCGTCTGAGACCTTATCATCAAATGAGAGTGGCGAATTGCCGCAGGTTGACTTACCGGAGCAAGGTTTCAACTGGGAGGCCTTTGAGCGGCAATGTCTGGCAAATACGTTGGACTTTCACCAGGGAAATCGTACGAAAGCGGCTAAATACCTGCAAATGTCCTACAAAGCATTTTTATACCGGCTGGAAAAATTTAACATAAACAGTAAATAA
- the queC gene encoding 7-cyano-7-deazaguanine synthase QueC, whose protein sequence is MTEKVVVIYSGGMDSFTVLNRALKDGKEVYALSFDYGQRHVKELECASEVCKKLNVPHKIIDISAINELLAGSSLTDNIEIPEGHYEEDSMKSTVVPNRNMILLSLAVGYAVSVKASQVYYGAHSGDHAIYPDCRPEFVMKMNDVCQIANYEPVEIFSPYLKVSKTDILTDGIAMGLDYSQTWTCYNGREKACGKCGACQERLEAFADNKVSDPIAYEA, encoded by the coding sequence ATGACTGAAAAAGTTGTTGTAATTTATTCCGGAGGCATGGACTCCTTCACGGTATTAAATCGTGCCTTAAAAGATGGCAAAGAAGTGTACGCCCTCTCTTTTGACTACGGCCAGCGCCATGTCAAAGAATTGGAATGTGCCAGCGAAGTCTGTAAAAAACTCAATGTACCTCATAAAATCATAGATATTTCCGCGATAAATGAGTTACTTGCCGGTTCATCCCTTACCGATAACATTGAGATCCCCGAAGGACACTATGAAGAAGATTCCATGAAGTCCACGGTAGTACCCAACCGTAACATGATCTTATTATCGCTGGCAGTAGGTTATGCGGTATCGGTAAAAGCCAGTCAGGTATATTACGGCGCCCACTCAGGGGATCACGCCATCTATCCCGACTGCCGCCCGGAATTTGTGATGAAAATGAACGATGTCTGCCAAATCGCCAACTATGAGCCGGTGGAAATCTTCAGCCCCTACCTGAAGGTCAGTAAAACCGACATACTCACCGATGGCATTGCCATGGGATTGGATTACAGCCAGACCTGGACCTGTTATAACGGCCGGGAGAAAGCCTGCGGTAAATGCGGCGCCTGCCAGGAACGTTTAGAAGCCTTTGCAGATAATAAGGTCAGCGATCCAATCGCATACGAAGCATAA
- a CDS encoding type II toxin-antitoxin system RelE/ParE family toxin, which produces MSDYLLSCNAKEDLKRIYAYGVAEFGEKKAESYFYAFFDKFEQIASSPYLYQTVDHIRPGYRRCVCGRDSIYYRVINNTTEIMAVIGEQETDLWL; this is translated from the coding sequence ATGAGCGATTACCTTCTTTCCTGCAATGCGAAAGAGGATTTAAAAAGAATATATGCTTACGGTGTTGCTGAATTTGGGGAGAAAAAAGCCGAAAGTTATTTTTATGCATTCTTTGATAAATTTGAACAGATAGCAAGCTCTCCCTATTTATATCAAACTGTTGATCATATTCGCCCGGGTTATAGAAGGTGTGTCTGCGGTCGAGATAGCATTTATTATCGAGTTATTAATAACACAACCGAAATTATGGCTGTTATAGGTGAGCAAGAAACTGATCTTTGGCTGTAA
- a CDS encoding sensor histidine kinase: MSLKSYLFALIGALIVLLTLSQLALVYWLEYKVADDVAKQARFLTKEVIDIAIERIDDEQIKVVETPEVATKHQQPIKENTRVLVIEKQLPDKAILKEQLIRLVDNIHDSKTPHFTQDSPFPKVIYKKTGDRQQLRISNNPLGQDSKNLIESIKIALIGSAVIALLFAYWLSSQFSKPLKSLVLGFKHLAGGDYQHQVPAQGVKEISKTIDHFNTMVAKLAQLTEQEKQHKEIAHLAELGEVSRGLAHALRSPIHTIGLSIEQLIRDELTPEQKKQLSVTVRDKIGHIDKNIKALLTLTTTGISRNEHIPLLAVVQDIILEYKSSQGKNQVFDLQFPDSLTITAAETEVRSILHTLIINACEANGENAKVCIRGALKAANILEITVIDQGPGLERQVADKLFQPHVSTKPSGAGMGLYIARRIIRSHYRGNITLINHPQANGCIATASFAQNREV; the protein is encoded by the coding sequence ATGTCGTTAAAAAGTTATTTGTTTGCCTTGATCGGCGCCCTGATAGTGTTGTTAACCCTGTCACAACTGGCGCTGGTGTACTGGCTTGAATATAAGGTGGCCGATGATGTCGCCAAGCAGGCCCGGTTTTTAACTAAGGAAGTGATAGATATCGCCATTGAACGCATTGATGATGAACAAATTAAAGTAGTTGAAACGCCTGAAGTAGCAACAAAGCACCAGCAGCCAATAAAAGAAAATACCCGCGTGCTGGTGATTGAAAAACAGCTCCCCGATAAAGCCATACTAAAAGAACAGTTAATTCGCCTGGTTGATAACATACATGACAGCAAAACACCGCACTTTACCCAGGACTCCCCTTTTCCCAAGGTTATTTATAAAAAAACCGGGGACAGGCAACAGCTAAGGATCAGCAACAACCCCCTTGGCCAGGACAGCAAAAACCTTATCGAATCGATAAAAATTGCCTTAATCGGCTCGGCGGTCATTGCCCTGCTCTTTGCTTACTGGTTAAGCAGCCAATTTAGTAAACCTCTGAAAAGCCTGGTACTGGGCTTTAAGCACCTGGCCGGCGGTGATTATCAACATCAGGTACCGGCCCAGGGGGTAAAAGAGATCAGCAAGACCATAGATCACTTCAATACTATGGTTGCGAAACTGGCGCAGCTGACGGAACAAGAAAAACAGCATAAAGAAATCGCCCACCTGGCAGAGCTTGGCGAAGTAAGTCGGGGCCTGGCCCATGCCTTAAGAAGCCCGATACATACCATAGGCTTGTCCATTGAGCAGCTGATCCGGGACGAATTAACTCCCGAGCAAAAAAAACAGCTCTCGGTTACCGTACGGGATAAGATCGGCCATATCGATAAAAACATTAAAGCCCTGCTGACCCTGACCACGACCGGCATTAGCCGCAACGAACACATTCCGCTGCTGGCGGTGGTACAAGATATTATTCTTGAATATAAGTCCAGCCAGGGTAAAAACCAGGTCTTTGACCTGCAATTCCCGGACAGCTTAACCATCACAGCGGCAGAAACAGAGGTGCGCAGCATCTTGCATACCCTGATCATAAACGCCTGCGAAGCCAACGGTGAAAACGCTAAGGTCTGCATTCGGGGAGCACTTAAGGCGGCTAACATACTGGAGATAACCGTAATAGATCAAGGGCCGGGACTGGAGCGGCAAGTGGCAGATAAACTCTTTCAGCCCCATGTCTCGACCAAACCTTCGGGCGCCGGTATGGGCTTATATATCGCCCGGCGCATTATCAGGTCACATTACCGGGGCAATATCACTTTAATCAATCATCCACAGGCAAACGGCTGCATCGCCACCGCCTCATTTGCACAAAACCGGGAAGTATAA